Proteins encoded within one genomic window of Gigantopelta aegis isolate Gae_Host chromosome 2, Gae_host_genome, whole genome shotgun sequence:
- the LOC121387249 gene encoding FMRFamide receptor-like, protein MNSTTSSLPVSPQVTDYLEYKAARVLWRVFSPTLIVTGTLGNVMSIVVLTRKSMRQSTVSLYLVVLAVVDILVLYTGLLRQWLRVLQGTDLRHLHPLLCKVHVWMVYFSLDFSSWLLVAVTLERFVSVWFPHSVKRMCTRTTAGVIIAGIATFLLAVNSHFLYGLGDVVHRSGNSTSIQHCASLWSGYKTFANTIWPWIDLCLFCLLPFLFLITGNIAIIVKVCISNRKRRRHDANIGLSNTQNIKVRSSKTSSMTVMLLTTNAVFLVCTSPISVFLIGEVYWFDYATLQPQGEAVHVLTWATVNVFMYTNNSINFLLYCISGSRFREALRGLFSRRRRIHPTASFTRNDNSMLQPTASQQVPERQEAEVTKMQVNLAVVGQDPRTNISDI, encoded by the coding sequence ATGAACTCGACGACGTCGTCTCTACCTGTCAGCCCACAGGTCACGGACTATCTGGAATACAAGGCGGCCAGGGTGCTGTGGCGGGTGTTTTCGCCCACTCTGATCGTCACCGGGACGCTGGGCAACGTCATGTCGATCGTTGTGCTCACCCGCAAGTCGATGCGGCAGTCGACGGTGTCGCTGTACCTCGTCGTGCTGGCCGTCGTCGACATCCTCGTGCTGTACACCGGGCTTCTGCGACAGTGGCTGCGCGTTCTCCAAGGCACGGACCTGCGCCACCTCCACCCGCTGCTGTGCAAGGTGCACGTGTGGATGGTCTACTTCTCCCTCGACTTCTCCAGCTGGCTGCTCGTGGCCGTCACGCTCGAGCGGTTCGTGTCCGTCTGGTTCCCGCACAGCGTCAAGCGCATGTGCACCAGGACGACCGCCGGCGTCATCATTGCCGGAATAGCGACCTTTCTCCTGGCCGTCAACTCGCACTTTCTGTACGGCCTCGGCGACGTCGTACATCGGTCCGGGAACTCGACCAGCATACAGCACTGTGCCTCGCTCTGGTCCGGATATAAGACGTTCGCCAACACCATCTGGCCGTGGATCGACCTCTGCCTGTTCTGTCTGCTTCCGTTTCTCTTTCTCATAACCGGAAACATCGCCATCATTGTGAAAGTTTGCATCAGCAACCGGAAGAGGAGGCGCCACGACGCCAACATAGGTCTGTCGAACACCCAGAACATCAAGGTGCGCTCGTCCAAGACGTCGTCGATGACGGTGATGCTGTTGACGACCAACGCCGTGTTTCTCGTATGCACGTCGCCCATATCTGTATTCTTGATCGGCGAGGTGTACTGGTTCGACTACGCGACACTCCAGCCGCAAGGAGAAGCCGTGCATGTACTCACCTGGGCGACCGTCAATGTCTTCATGTACACCAACAACTCCATCAACTTTCTCCTGTACTGCATCAGCGGCAGTCGATTCCGCGAGGCACTCAGGGGTCTGTTTAGTCGAAGGCGAAGAATTCACCCCACGGCGTCATTCACCAGGAACGACAACTCCATGTTGCAACCAACCGCAAGTCAACAGGTGCCAGAGAGACAGGAAGCGGAAGTGACAAAAATGCAGGTGAATTTGGCAGTGGTGGGTCAGGACCCAAGAACGAACATATCTGATATATAG